One window of the Dreissena polymorpha isolate Duluth1 chromosome 5, UMN_Dpol_1.0, whole genome shotgun sequence genome contains the following:
- the LOC127882007 gene encoding neuropeptide FF receptor 2-like has protein sequence MNVGLWIYLAIMSLVLLFAVLGNALVIYCVVRFRKLRSVTNGFICNLSVTDIILAGFVMPQRLHDITHVEDFHEGNALCKIVYFFPVFIITSSIYTLVCVSFERHRAIKESHKTQLTYSGLYKICPAIWLFGFLVSMPTLVEYQVNPLPRKAGDNASQAHYACDSTHVPHGYSLANAITVTLVSYVVPVFLIFFNYIRVSMFVWKKGKQVNAAPNSARNQNFQLFRNRIRIIKLLIVVAVVFAVSWLPFFITLLYAKITNRDASSDASGFLNLFLLAMATFSTAYNIVLYVVYNPNFRQAIRQLLRIRLKPGAKDDRVATIMGTRCDFIAETQNVNITQAVSNEPKRKRVGSSFNESAHKRASDC, from the exons atgaacgtCGGTCTGTGGATCTATCTGGCGATTATGTCGCTCGTGCTTCTGTTCGCCGTCCTTGGCAACGCCTTGGTGATCTACTGCGTGGTCCGCTTCCGGAAACTGCGCTCGGTGACCAACGGTTTCATCTGTAACCTGTCTGTCACCGATATCATCCTGGCCGGCTTTGTCATGCCCCAGCGGCTGCACGATATCACGCACGTGGAGGACTTCCACGAAG GAAACGCCTTGTGCAAGATCGTGTACTTCTTTCCGGTGTTCATTATCACAAGCTCCATCTACACTCTCGTCTGCGTCTCCTTCGAGCGCCACCGCGCCATCAAAGAGTCGCACAAAACTCAGTTGACCTACAGCGGTCTCTATAAGATTTGTCCCGCCATCTGGCTGTTCGGTTTCCTCGTTTCAATGCCGACTCTTGTCGAGTACCAGGTGAATCCTCTTCCGCGCAAAGCCGGCGACAACGCGTCACAAGCTCACTACGCATGCGACAGCACTCACGTGCCACACGGCTACTCCCTCGCGAACGCCATTACCGTCACTCTGGTGTCATACGTTGTACCGGTGTTTCTTATTTTTTTCAACTACATTCGGGTGTCCATGTTCGTCTGGAAGAAAGGGAAGCAGGTGAACGCCGCGCCAAATTCGGCACGCAATCAGAATTTCCAGCTGTTCCGGAACCGGATACGGATAATCAAGCTACTAATTGTTGTCGCCGTGGTTTTTGCAGTCTCATGGCTTCCCTTCTTCATCACATTACTATATGCA AAAATCACCAACAGGGACGCGAGCAGCGACGCCAGCGGCTTCCTCAACCTCTTCCTGTTGGCCATGGCAACGTTTAGCACCGCCTACAATATTGTCCTTTACGTCGTCTACAATCCGAATTTCCGGCAAGCCATACGACAACTACTGCGTATCAGACTCAAACCCGGCGCCAAGGATGACCGGGTTGCGACCATTATGGGAACTCGGTGTGATTTCATCGCAGAGACGCAAAACGTAAACATAACGCAAGCGGTGTCAAATGAGCCGAAACGAAAACGGGTCGGCAGTAGTTTTAATGAGAGCGCACATAAAAGGGCGTCCGATTGCTGA